A portion of the Drosophila sechellia strain sech25 chromosome 2R, ASM438219v1, whole genome shotgun sequence genome contains these proteins:
- the LOC6615257 gene encoding luciferin 4-monooxygenase: MSCEVHYDAASRTWFGPRGKDFYGPEMTLGEVIMRVLQINADQVMQTCDPTGQELTGAQLAQQSARIAQAFKRLGLRRGDVVGISANNSTYLTSVIIAALLRGIPINPLHPEFTEETVKYMYDITEPRVIFCDVENYHIIKTVNGKLKSPAKIFLVNGKLEGVLDISVLLNDDDCITAAAYPCPKLHGDHTALIVCSSGTTGMPKGVTRSHRSLLCNCKNPNTYTRDSVLLSFSPLYWISGTIILLASLLNGCRRIITNRPYSVEYLLQLVARHKVTFLFLASHQIALLSKHDSDVMELKAQLQSIRVLIGAGSKVCKAVSRRMYELIGNQRFVVGYGLSEMGGLSKNVGGPVGCDGKVMRNVELRVLDKLKMPLGINEVGIIYARLRFKWDGYYRNPDATRRALSSDGMWFRTGDIGYLDSEGYLYIQTRDTDVFKFNNFQIYPEQIEEFILRLPGVSETCVFGIPDEVTTNLTACAVVRTKSPEGERLTADHIRNIVERHLSGAYHIRGGVYFLDSLPKTPNDKLQRRKVLGLVQQLELKAE, from the exons ATGAGCTGTGAGGTGCACTACGATGCCGCTTCGCGGACTTGGTTTGGACCGCGTGGCAAGGACTTCTACGGTCCGGAGATGACCCTGGGCGAGGTCATCATGCGCGTGCTGCAGATCAACGCCGATCAGGTGATGCAAACCTGCGATCCCACGGGCCAGGAGCTCACCGGAGCCCAGCTGGCTCAGCAGAGTGCCCGCATCGCACAGGCCTTCAAGAGATTGGGTCTGCGGAGGGGCGATGTCGTTGGCATATCGGCCAATAATTCGACGTATCTAACCAGTGTGATAATTGCGGCTCTGCTCCGTGGCATCCCTATCAATCCACTGCATCCGGAGTTTACTGAGG AGACTGTCAAATACATGTACGACATTACCGAGCCAAGGGTTATCTTCTGCGATGTAGAGAACTACCATATAATAAAGACGGTCAATGGAAAACTAAAAAGCCCGGCCAAGATCTTTCTGGTCAATGGAAAATTAGAAGGAGTGCTTGACATAAGTGTGCTCCTTAATGATGATGATTGCATTACAGCAGCCGC GTATCCTTGTCCAAAACTACATGGCGATCACACCGCATTAATTGTGTGCTCCTCGGGAACCACGGGAATGCCAAAAGGCGTCACCCGATCCCATCGAAGTTTACTCTGTAATTGCAAGAA TCCGAACACCTACACCCGGGATAGCGTGCTGCTGTCGTTCAGTCCCCTCTACTGGATATCGGGAACCATAATTCTTCTGGCCTCGCTCCTCAACGGCTGTCGTCGTATAATCACCAATCGTCCATACAGTGTGGAGTACCTGCTCCAACTGGTGGCGAGACACAAGGTGACCTTCCTGTTCCTGGCCTCCCATCAGATTGCCCTGCTCTCCAAGCATGACAGTGATGTGATGGAACTAAAGGCCCAGCTCCAATCCATACGGGTTCTGATTGGAGCTGGATCCAAAGTGTGCAAGGCGGTGTCTCGCAGGATGTACGAGTTGATTGGTAACCAGAGATTCGTTGTGGGCTACGGGCTGTCCGAGATGGGCGGACTGAGCAAAAACGTGGGTGGACCAGTGGGTTGCGATGGCAAGGTCATGCGGAATGTGGAGTTGCGGGTGCTGGACAAACTGAAGATGCCACTTGGCATCAATGAAGTGGGCATCATCTACGCTCGTTTGCGGTTCAAGTGGGACGGTTACTACCGAAACCCGGATGCCACTCGAAGAGCCCTCAGCTCCGACGGCATGTGGTTCCGCACGGGAGACATCGGTTACCTTGACAGCGAGGGCTATCTGTACATCCAGACCCGTGACACCGACGTCTTCAAGTTCAACAACTTCCAGATCTATCCCGAGCAGATCGAGGAGTTCATCCTCAGGTTGCCCGGCGTCAGTGAGACCTGTGTCTTCGGCATACCCGACGAGGTGACCACCAATCTCACGGCCTGTGCCGTAGTCCGCACCAAAAGTCCGGAAGGCGAACGCCTTACGGCGGATCACATTCGAAACATTGTGGAGCGACACTTGAGCGGAGCCTACCACATTCGGGGAGGTGTGTATTTCCTCGACAGTCTGCCAAAAACACCCAATGATAAACTGCAGAGGCGAAAGGTGCTGGGCCTCGTACAGCAGCTCGAACTTAAAGctgaataa
- the LOC6615258 gene encoding luciferin 4-monooxygenase — MAATKYDSFEKIWSGPKDKEYYGPDMTLGEVALIILRLYSDKVMEVYEPTGEELTGGQLLEQSRRLAHAFQRLKLQRGDVVGISAKNTTYLTEVVIAALLNGTPINPLHPDFDAETTAYMFEITKPKVIFCDLDNFQTLSAVKSSLKFKTEIILLTGTLPGVRNIQDLLADGCTGYDEKTLFACRHLCGDDTAFIITSSGVTGLPKGVTRSHRSLLNSAKIPQLFTSDTVLFCFSPLYWISCIFTLLASLVNGCRRIITNCPFSVAYFADLVERHQVSFVLSVPHHMALLAKSPERQELAAKMQCVQSFVCSGSKVPMGIWRQLYELLGANRFAVLYGLTETGGISKNVGGPLGSEGKLLRNVQVRVVNPHGQSLGPNQTGQILVRLNHRWGGYYHNPQETQVTVTPDGKWLLTGDHGYFDDEGCLHFQSRDTDVFKYNHFPIYPKQIEDVILHLPGVHEVAVFGIPDEVSTNLTACAVIRNEDELGAKLTEADVKGVVSQHLSDAFHIRGGVFFVDNLPKTQNSKVQRRKIWSQLSEATTHL, encoded by the exons ATGGCGGCCACCAAGTACGACAGTTTCGAGAAAATATGGTCTGGGCCAAAGGACAAGGAGTACTACGGTCCGGATATGACGCTGGGCGAGGTGGCGCTGATCATCCTGCGTCTGTACTCGGACAAGGTGATGGAGGTGTATGAACCCACGGGCGAGGAGCTCACCGGTGGTCAGTTGCTGGAGCAAAGTCGTCGGTTGGCCCACGCCTTTCAACGATTGAAGCTGCAACGCGGCGATGTGGTTGGCATTTCGGCCAAAAACACCACCTATCTCACCGAAGTGGTCATCGCAGCCCTGCTGAATGGCACACCCATCAACCCACTGCATCCGGACTTTGATGCGG AAACCACGGCCTACATGTTCGAGATCACGAAGCCCAAGGTGATCTTCTGCGACCTGGACAACTTCCAGACCTTGAGCGCGGTCAAAAGCAGTCTCAAGTTCAAGACGGAGATCATCCTGCTCACTGGAACTCTGCCAGGAGTGCGTAACATTCAGGATCTGCTTGCAGATGGCTGCACTGGATACGATGAGAAAACACT CTTTGCCTGCCGCCATTTGTGTGGCGATGATACGGCCTTCATCATCACCTCCTCGGGAGTAACCGGTTTGCCAAAGGGCGTAACCCGTTCGCATCGCAGTTTGCTTAACAGTGCCAAAAT CCCTCAGCTCTTCACCTCGGATACAGTGCTGTTCTGCTTCAGTCCGCTCTATTGGATCAGCTGCATCTTCACCCTGCTCGCTTCGCTGGTCAATGGATGTCGCAGGATCATCACCAATTGTCCTTTCAGCGTGGCGTACTTCGCAGACCTCGTGGAACGACACCAGGTTAGCTTCGTGCTCAGTGTGCCCCACCACATGGCTCTGCTGGCCAAGAGCCCCGAGAGACAGGAGTTAGCAGCCAAGATGCAGTGCGTCCAGTCCTTCGTGTGCAGTGGCTCGAAGGTACCGATGGGCATCTGGCGGCAGTTGTACGAGCTACTGGGTGCGAACAGATTCGCCGTGCTCTACGGTCTCACCGAGACCGGAGGAATCTCCAAGAATGTGGGAGGTCCACTGGGCAGCGAGGGCAAGTTGCTGCGAAATGTCCAGGTCCGTGTGGTGAACCCACACGGTCAGTCCTTGGGCCCCAACCAAACGGGCCAGATCCTGGTGAGGCTCAACCATCGCTGGGGCGGCTACTATCACAATCCGCAGGAGACCCAGGTGACCGTCACGCCCGACGGCAAGTGGCTGCTCACTGGCGATCATGGATACTTTGACGATGAGGGATGCCTGCACTTCCAGTCGCGTGACACCGATGTCTTCAAGTACAATCACTTCCCCATTTATCCCAAGCAGATCGAGGACGTGATTCTCCATCTGCCCGGAGTCCATGAAGTGGCCGTCTTCGGAATTCCCGATGAGGTGTCCACCAATCTCACAGCCTGTGCCGTGATCCGAAATGAGGATGAACTGGGTGCCAAGCTGACCGAGGCGGATGTCAAGGGAGTTGTGTCACAACATCTGAGCGATGCCTTCCACATCCGCGGAGGAGTCTTCTTTGTGGACAATCTGCCAAAGACGCAGAACAGCAAGGTGCAGCGCAGGAAGATCTGGTCGCAGTTGAGCGAGGCAACCACGCATCTGTGA